From Nitrospirota bacterium, the proteins below share one genomic window:
- a CDS encoding acyl--CoA ligase, which produces MNIFDTIKRETEALSQKTAVIEDDDRITYGQLINGAERLADTLRQRGVGRLHRVGLFCDDSIDYIIASLAILSLSAVVVPISPEQTAEEAENVINIIDIDYLIAEPRLWQGGYGDPLQSNGLFKKEFTIVKRTTRERPKAEYFRINPAFIRFSSGTTGMSKGVVLSHEAIIERTDAADKGLQITSNDTVLWVLSMSFHFVVTILLFLRRGATIVLCGHRYPISLIEGIKSHKGTFIYSSPFYYSLLARTVALPGDALQHIRLAVSTAMKLPEQVAEEFFAKFGLELTEAYGIIEVGLPFIRLSGDKDKRGSVGKPLPDFEIFLDKKDADGVGEIRIKGKGMLDAYYSPWQGREAILNDGWFKTGDLGKIDQDGFLTIVGREKDVINFVGMKVFAQEVESVLNTHPQVKESLVYGAAHAQCGQLPMAKIVLRDKNDVMDANVLRRFCYQRLARYKVPKDFEFVDQLAKTASGKLKR; this is translated from the coding sequence ATGAACATATTTGACACTATAAAGCGCGAGACGGAAGCGCTCTCGCAGAAGACCGCGGTTATTGAGGATGATGACCGCATTACCTATGGGCAGCTGATCAACGGCGCGGAACGGCTTGCCGATACCTTGCGTCAGCGCGGTGTCGGCCGGCTCCATCGCGTCGGTCTTTTCTGCGATGACAGTATAGACTATATTATCGCGAGTCTGGCAATATTATCTCTCTCGGCGGTTGTCGTTCCGATTTCTCCGGAGCAGACGGCTGAAGAAGCGGAGAACGTCATCAACATAATCGACATTGATTATCTGATCGCCGAACCGCGTCTGTGGCAGGGTGGATACGGCGATCCGCTGCAATCGAACGGTCTCTTTAAAAAAGAATTCACCATCGTGAAAAGGACGACGAGAGAGCGCCCGAAGGCAGAGTATTTCAGGATCAACCCGGCGTTTATCCGGTTCAGTTCCGGCACGACCGGCATGAGCAAAGGCGTGGTCCTTTCTCATGAGGCGATCATAGAACGGACCGATGCCGCGGACAAAGGGTTGCAGATAACGTCGAACGATACGGTGCTCTGGGTCCTGTCCATGAGCTTTCATTTTGTGGTTACGATTCTCCTGTTCCTGCGCCGCGGCGCGACTATCGTGCTCTGCGGTCATCGATATCCGATATCCCTCATAGAGGGGATCAAGTCGCATAAGGGGACGTTTATCTATTCATCGCCGTTTTATTACAGCCTCCTGGCCCGCACCGTGGCCCTGCCCGGAGATGCCTTGCAACATATCCGTCTTGCGGTCTCAACGGCCATGAAGCTTCCCGAACAGGTGGCAGAGGAGTTTTTTGCCAAGTTCGGTCTTGAGCTGACCGAGGCCTATGGGATCATCGAGGTCGGTTTGCCGTTTATCCGCCTTTCGGGAGATAAGGATAAACGAGGCTCCGTGGGCAAGCCGCTGCCGGATTTCGAGATATTTCTCGACAAGAAGGATGCCGATGGAGTAGGGGAGATCAGGATCAAGGGCAAGGGGATGCTCGATGCCTATTATTCTCCCTGGCAGGGCAGGGAGGCGATCTTGAACGATGGATGGTTCAAGACCGGCGATCTGGGGAAAATAGACCAGGACGGCTTCCTGACCATTGTAGGCAGGGAAAAGGACGTCATCAATTTTGTGGGAATGAAAGTATTCGCCCAGGAAGTGGAGTCTGTTCTTAATACGCATCCTCAGGTGAAGGAGTCTCTGGTGTACGGCGCTGCGCACGCTCAATGCGGTCAGCTTCCCATGGCGAAGATCGTATTACGGGACAAGAACGATGTTATGGATGCGAATGTTCTGAGGCGGTTCTGCTACCAGCGCCTGGCGCGGTACAAAGTACCGAAGGATTTTGAATTTGTGGACCAGTTGGCGAAAACCGCAAGTGGAAAGTTGAAGAGATGA
- a CDS encoding B12-binding domain-containing radical SAM protein has translation MKILLINPFGSNWVEGREDVSETAIRMAPIGILSIAAYLLEKRHEVEVHDCRGAVSRIGADDVLSRVKSFKPDMIGFTAVTSGFLNAYRLTEEIKKTVSDVTIIFGGVHVSALRAKILESYPAIDFLVTGEGEKAMAELAAGAKLGSIQGLVYREGTEIRDNGLRNDLCELDSLPFPAYHKLEGFPKKFEAALFNYPKAPSATIISSRGCPYQCSYCDRSVYRRSFRYNSAEYLYDHMAFLKKEFNIRHVFFYDDLFTFNRERIEKFCGLLQTRPLGMTFNCAVRVGHIDDALLKMLKASGCWMVSLGIESGAPEILARHKTKVDFNEMKTTVKRIQKSGLRAKGLFMMGLPGETEETIKVTADFITDLELDDMNMTKFTPFPGSPIYQTIREEGVFEEKWELMNCLNFVFVPRGIESKERLDELYKQFIKRFYTGKNWTRKFGPLMFKSPHSTYRIFRNLPTFLKIKRDFEPKK, from the coding sequence ATGAAAATCCTGCTGATCAATCCCTTTGGCTCGAATTGGGTCGAAGGCAGGGAAGACGTTTCCGAGACCGCCATTCGCATGGCGCCGATCGGAATCCTGTCTATCGCCGCCTATTTGCTGGAAAAAAGGCATGAGGTGGAGGTTCACGACTGCCGGGGCGCTGTCAGCCGCATCGGCGCTGACGATGTCCTCTCCCGAGTCAAGTCCTTCAAACCCGATATGATCGGTTTCACGGCAGTGACGTCAGGTTTTCTGAATGCCTATCGCCTGACGGAGGAGATAAAAAAAACGGTTTCTGATGTTACGATCATTTTCGGCGGCGTGCATGTCTCTGCTCTGCGCGCGAAGATTCTTGAATCCTATCCCGCCATCGACTTTCTGGTCACCGGTGAGGGAGAGAAGGCCATGGCCGAGCTTGCCGCGGGAGCAAAGCTTGGCTCGATCCAGGGACTGGTGTATCGCGAGGGCACGGAGATCAGGGACAACGGTCTCAGAAACGATCTGTGCGAGCTTGATTCACTGCCATTTCCCGCGTACCACAAGCTTGAAGGGTTCCCGAAAAAGTTCGAGGCTGCGCTGTTCAATTACCCGAAAGCGCCGTCAGCGACGATTATTTCAAGCCGGGGCTGTCCCTACCAGTGTTCGTATTGCGACCGCTCGGTGTACCGCAGAAGTTTTCGATATAACTCCGCTGAATATCTTTACGATCATATGGCCTTCCTGAAAAAAGAATTCAATATCCGGCACGTTTTCTTCTATGATGACCTGTTCACCTTCAACCGCGAGAGGATCGAAAAATTCTGCGGACTCTTGCAGACCAGACCGCTGGGAATGACCTTTAATTGCGCTGTGCGCGTGGGGCATATCGATGACGCGCTGCTCAAGATGCTCAAGGCATCAGGCTGCTGGATGGTGAGCCTCGGCATAGAGTCGGGCGCACCCGAGATCCTTGCCCGGCATAAAACTAAAGTGGATTTCAACGAAATGAAGACCACCGTCAAACGGATCCAGAAGAGCGGGCTGAGGGCCAAGGGCCTTTTCATGATGGGACTTCCTGGTGAAACAGAGGAAACGATAAAAGTGACGGCCGATTTCATCACGGACCTTGAACTCGATGACATGAACATGACCAAATTCACGCCTTTTCCCGGATCCCCCATCTACCAGACCATTCGTGAAGAAGGCGTGTTTGAGGAAAAGTGGGAACTCATGAACTGCCTGAACTTTGTCTTCGTGCCCCGGGGGATCGAGTCCAAGGAGCGGCTCGATGAACTTTACAAACAGTTCATCAAGCGTTTTTACACCGGGAAGAACTGGACCCGTAAATTCGGTCCGCTGATGTTCAAGTCTCCCCACAGTACCTATCGGATTTTCAGGAACCTGCCGACGTTTCTCAAGATCAAGCGTGATTTTGAGCCGAAAAAATAG
- a CDS encoding type II toxin-antitoxin system HicB family antitoxin, which translates to MGWIEEIPGINCQERTREELIDSLRQTLKEALDFIRQDAISAVGSEYIEESITV; encoded by the coding sequence ATCGGCTGGATAGAGGAAATACCCGGGATAAATTGCCAGGAACGAACACGCGAGGAGTTGATCGACAGTCTTCGACAAACGCTCAAGGAGGCCCTTGATTTTATCCGTCAGGATGCCATATCCGCAGTCGGTTCCGAGTACATAGAAGAGTCAATTACCGTATGA
- a CDS encoding helix-turn-helix domain-containing protein, translating to MKRYNGDHTALGERRKNEFRTELGRRIRKLRQKRRLTQEHLAEQSGINAKYLGELERGIKNPTAVMVGKIAAALDSPVCSLLNSLHERVCPCSDAADIIGKLLAGRERREVRKAVRIIEALFEDEEA from the coding sequence ATGAAACGCTATAATGGCGACCATACGGCGCTTGGCGAAAGACGAAAAAACGAGTTCAGGACGGAGCTCGGGCGCCGGATACGCAAGCTGCGGCAAAAAAGACGGCTAACCCAGGAACATTTGGCCGAACAATCCGGCATCAATGCCAAGTACCTGGGAGAGCTGGAACGGGGAATAAAAAACCCCACTGCCGTCATGGTCGGCAAAATCGCCGCAGCCCTGGATTCGCCGGTCTGCTCGCTTCTGAATTCACTGCATGAGCGCGTGTGCCCGTGCAGCGATGCCGCTGATATAATCGGAAAGTTGCTTGCGGGAAGAGAACGCCGGGAAGTGCGAAAAGCGGTAAGGATCATCGAGGCTTTGTTCGAGGATGAAGAGGCATGA
- a CDS encoding helix-turn-helix domain-containing protein: MAHSDISKKIRELRKALKLTQSQFAELVHLSVDSVGKIERGLGGVPTVETLKNIAAALKMPVEDLIYPSKKKITNKPARELADLIAYLQTRTPADIKFIHELAIKILEKK; this comes from the coding sequence ATGGCGCACAGTGATATCTCCAAAAAAATACGAGAACTCCGGAAAGCGCTGAAACTGACACAGAGTCAGTTCGCGGAACTTGTGCATTTAAGCGTAGACAGCGTCGGCAAGATCGAAAGGGGCCTCGGCGGCGTCCCTACTGTTGAGACCTTGAAAAATATCGCCGCCGCACTAAAAATGCCGGTCGAAGACCTTATCTATCCCTCGAAAAAGAAGATTACGAATAAGCCAGCCAGAGAACTTGCAGACTTGATCGCATATCTGCAAACCCGCACTCCGGCGGACATCAAGTTCATCCATGAGCTGGCAATCAAAATATTGGAGAAAAAGTAA
- a CDS encoding CsgG/HfaB family protein: MKNRLFKFTVLMALCGVLSVVTGCASFMEYGKLEKSARESYEAKNYDTAVFTVVKSLKLDPTYDKSQALIKEAYPKAVDVHESRIQELSAGSAKFKWDEVVQEYNALTSIHQAIKSLPPLAEGKTKETIKFDLKNYSDNFAKAKSSAAEAHYQEGLRLSKNDEVDVQKQAAKEFKAAGQFVAGYKDAQELYEKCRKSGIKRIAIIPFEDKSGKGGKYGAVAETVLDQIVSDVMNDQSAMEFLEVISRDQMEQVMQEQKLGMTGLLDEQTAVKVGKILGVHEILTGKITSIAYTPERTTQKNVREKESVVVGEQKYTDNKGREQTKNIYGDVFATVTIYSRSAGASIAGSYKLIEVKTAKLKKSDSFIGKEDFSCEWAAFTGDEKALSSSSSALARKSEMVAPSEEEMVSKAEKNLSLSLASALKTYAR; the protein is encoded by the coding sequence ATGAAGAATCGGTTGTTTAAGTTTACGGTACTGATGGCGTTGTGTGGTGTTTTGTCGGTGGTGACAGGTTGCGCCTCATTCATGGAATATGGAAAGCTGGAAAAAAGCGCCCGTGAATCTTATGAGGCCAAGAACTATGACACAGCTGTGTTTACTGTAGTCAAATCGCTCAAGTTGGATCCGACGTATGATAAGTCACAGGCGTTAATCAAGGAGGCTTACCCGAAAGCAGTAGATGTACATGAAAGTAGGATTCAAGAACTGAGTGCCGGTTCCGCGAAGTTCAAATGGGACGAAGTTGTTCAAGAGTACAATGCCCTAACAAGCATCCATCAGGCAATAAAAAGTTTGCCGCCGCTGGCGGAAGGAAAAACAAAAGAGACGATTAAGTTCGATCTAAAAAACTATTCAGATAATTTTGCGAAGGCGAAATCGAGCGCCGCGGAAGCCCATTATCAGGAGGGTTTGCGCCTAAGCAAGAACGATGAAGTGGATGTCCAGAAACAGGCAGCCAAGGAATTTAAAGCTGCAGGGCAATTTGTCGCTGGTTACAAAGATGCCCAAGAGCTCTATGAAAAGTGCCGCAAGTCAGGAATAAAAAGAATTGCCATTATCCCCTTTGAGGATAAATCCGGCAAAGGCGGCAAATATGGCGCTGTAGCGGAAACCGTTCTGGATCAGATTGTCAGTGATGTGATGAATGATCAAAGCGCAATGGAATTTTTAGAAGTAATCTCGCGAGATCAAATGGAGCAGGTCATGCAGGAGCAGAAACTCGGGATGACCGGTCTGCTCGATGAACAAACAGCCGTCAAGGTCGGCAAGATACTTGGTGTGCATGAGATATTGACGGGAAAAATCACCTCGATTGCATATACGCCTGAAAGGACAACACAAAAGAATGTCCGCGAGAAGGAAAGTGTTGTTGTTGGTGAACAAAAATACACAGACAATAAAGGCAGGGAACAGACAAAAAATATTTACGGTGATGTTTTTGCGACAGTAACGATTTATTCGCGCTCCGCAGGGGCATCCATTGCGGGGTCTTATAAACTGATCGAGGTTAAAACCGCCAAGCTCAAGAAAAGCGACTCCTTTATTGGGAAAGAAGATTTCAGTTGCGAATGGGCAGCATTCACCGGCGATGAAAAAGCTTTAAGCAGTAGCAGTTCAGCGCTCGCCCGGAAAAGTGAAATGGTGGCTCCATCAGAGGAGGAAATGGTCAGTAAGGCGGAGAAAAACCTGTCGCTTTCGCTGGCCAGCGCATTGAAGACGTATGCGCGATAG